The Helianthus annuus cultivar XRQ/B chromosome 16, HanXRQr2.0-SUNRISE, whole genome shotgun sequence genome includes a window with the following:
- the LOC110916541 gene encoding pollen-specific leucine-rich repeat extensin-like protein 1, whose translation MEPTGPKVPSRYLTGPIGSCHDNCKCETKPITETKPKNPSPKRTPKPPAPNSVPRINKPPAIIPKSTTTTRGFKNNNVVKDQTLKKDVTNEPKKRDFKLKSVNSQAKTYNRPSSRTPSRRLSDVCVPSKDMSLPSSRFPKRRLSEIIIHPKKDVASVSNGSMGRGSGINKNESKKDSKLPLVNKKSNSVKTTVSTSKNNAKVSPLRTYKSLPKPEPKGPRKAKPVKPIEELVHEKTLDVIEPNNDVEITKSQSQRSPKCSPSSSEVKAMKDDQNGVVESLPPSVEDDTLAKDGHTSSAEMDAMKADQNEVVESSPPSFEDDQHEVVKISPPLTKDDQNELVESSPPSLEDDQHAAVNISPPSMENDRNENEVVESSPPPSSEDDQHEAVKISPPSTKDDQNEVVEPSPPSMEDDTIEMANVEKLEEETNDCSLDDLAFRRGTILSPEAEKKSLIEMQFKKGKELENETEEGENISLRRLSSDGAVCIAESVTISVDLKHQETEEKKAAVLSNNVIEETASKLIRARKSKVKALVGAFETIVSSESPRK comes from the coding sequence ATGGAGCCCACCGGACCTAAGGTCCCAAGCCGGTATCTCACAGGTCCAATAGGCTCATGCCATGATAACTGCAAATGTGAAACTAAACCAATTACAGAAACAAAGCCGAAAAACCCGTCTCCCAAAAGAACACCAAAACCTCCTGCACCAAATTCGGTACCTAGAATCAACAAACCACCTGCAATCATTCCCAAGTCTACAACTACAACACGCGGTTTCAAGAACAACAATGTTGTCAAGGAtcaaactttgaagaaagacgttACAAATGAACCGAAGAAACGAGATTTTAAGCTGAAGTCTGTGAATTCACAAGCTAAAACATACAATAGGCCATCTTCAAGAACTCCTAGTAGAAGACTCAGTGACGTATGTGTACCCAGTAAAGATATGTCACTCCCATCTTCAAGATTTCCCAAACGACGACTTAGTGAAATCATAATTCATCCGAAAAAAGATGTTGCATCCGTTTCTAACGGGTCAATGGGTAGAGGATCTGGAATCAACAAGAACGAATCGAAAAAAGATTCAAAACTCCCTTTAGTGAACAAGAAGTCCAATTCAGTAAAAACTACTGTTTCCACCTCAAAAAATAATGCAAAGGTGTCACCTTTGAGAACTTATAAAAGTCTCCCCAAACCCGAGCCTAAGGGGCCAAGAAAGGCGAAACCCGTGAAACCCATTGAAGAACTTGTGCATGAAAAGACTCTGGATGTCATTGAACCCAACAATGATGTTGAAATTActaaaagtcaaagtcaaaggtcCCCTAAGTGTTCTCCTTCGAGCTCCGAGGTGAAAGCCATGAAAGATGATCAAAATGGGGTGGTGGAATCATTACCACCATCAGTAGAAGATGACACCCTTGCAAAAGATGGTCACACTTCGAGCGCTGAGATGGACGCCATGAAAGCTGATCAAAATGAGGTGGTGGAGTCTTCACCGCCATCATTCGAAGATGATCAACATGAAGTGGTGAAGATTTCACCACCGTTAACGAAAGATGATCAAAATGAGTTGGTGGAGTCTTCACCACCATCATTAGAAGACGATCAGCATGCGGCGGTGAATATTTCACCGCCATCAATGGAAAATGATCGTAATGAGAATGAGGTGGTGGAAtcttcaccaccaccatcatcagaAGATGATCAACATGAGGCGGTGAAGATTTCACCGCCATCAACGAAAGATGATCAAAATGAGGTGGTGGAACCTTCACCACCGTCAATGGAAGATGATACAATAGAGATGGCAAATGTCGAAAAGTTAGAAGAGGAAACTAATGATTGTTCTCTAGATGATCTAGCATTTAGAAGAGGAACCATTCTGAGTCCTGAAGCCGAAAAGAAAAGCCTTATAGAAATGCAATTCAAGAAAGGTAAAGAGTTAGAAAACGAAACTGAAGAGGGCGAGAACATTAGTTTAAGAAGATTGTCATCAGATGGTGCAGTATGCATTGCTGAAAGTGTAACCATCAGTGTTGACCTTAAACACCAAGAAACAGAAGAAAAGAAGGCTGCAGTTTTGAGTAACAATGTCATTGAAGAGACTGCTAGCAAACTCATTCGAGCCCGAAAGAGCAAAGTTAAAGCCTTGGTGGGTGcttttgaaaccattgtttctAGTGAATCCCCTAGGAAATAG
- the LOC110916220 gene encoding probable LRR receptor-like serine/threonine-protein kinase At1g74360 encodes MPTENLVFVVFFMLVTGRGAVGDSLDTDKEVLLGFRSFMEQGNKVNQGDYNRWDLQARSPCNWLGISCSGNRVVGINLANNNIAGNIFGNFSALTELAYLDLSANRISGSLPGNLGNCQNLKVLNLSHNMIDGELNLIGLDSLEVLDLSTNRLSGEISVGLPMICNSLVVANLSANNFSGEIGRSIEACMKLEYVDLSANLLTGNLWFGFHMFKEFTVCENRLNDTLPGWIFPENCSLESLDLSENGLTGEIPKEISNCKNLTTLNLWGNFFSGKIPGELGSIPNLQKLFLGNNSLTNELPDSLLELQNLKFLDLSRNHMGGDIPEIFGRLTQVRTLLLHSNNYTGGLLSSGILRLQNVSTLDLSYNNLSGLLPVEISRMASLKFLFLASNQFSGSIPSEYGNMPGLQALDVSNNRLTGSIPPSLGQLKNLLWLMLGNNSITGEIPPELGNCSSLLWLNFQNNQLSGPIPYELANIGKNTTPSFILNREDDLIADSGECSTLRRWIPADYQPFTFVYTLLNMKKCRTLWDKLLKGYGIFSVCLPESNVRVQKISGYIQLSENRLSGQIPPGIGNMDDYSMLHLGGNELSGALPDNIGNMALVVLNVSQNRFSGRVPMQLGNLKCLRNLDLSYNNFSGTFPTNLNNLTDLSSFNVSYNPYISGYIPDTGQLATFEIWSFLGDPLLRLPSFINNSTNGSTTTSSGRTTPQSKWGALFIFVFLSFAFMVCGIMTLVICLSTKTTTNQPRVLLSGGYGNSSPWLSDEVKVIRLDKTAFTHADILTATGNFSNDRIIGRGGYGTVYRGVLPDGRVVAVKKKLREGLEGEKEFKAEMEVLTGNGFGWPHPNLVTLYGWCLDGAEKLLVYEYMEGGTLEDLIHDRIRFPWRRRINVAIDVAHALVFLHHECHPPIVHRDVKASNVLLDKKGTARVTDFGLARIVEGGGSHVSTMVAGTIGYVAPEYGHTCKATTKGDVYSYGVLVMELATGRRAVDGGKEYLVEWSRRMTGRRSIIPVSVLVSGLAEGAAEMRELLRLGVRCTNDTPQSRPDMKEVLNSLLRISARSKGF; translated from the exons ATGCCTACCGAAAATCTCGTGTTTGTCGTGTTCTTCATGTTAGTCACAG GAAGGGGAGCTGTTGGAGACTCACTCGATACCGACAAAGAAGTACTACTCGGTTTTAGATCATTTATGGAACAAGGGAATAAGGTGAATCAAGGAGACTACAACCGATGGGACTTGCAAGCGCGGTCGCCTTGCAATTGGCTGGGAATATCCTGTTCTGGAAACCGAGTTGTCGGGATTAACCTCGCCAACAACAATATCGCGGGAAACATATTCGGTAACTTCTCGGCCTTGACGGAGCTTGCCTATCTTGACTTATCAGCGAACCGCATCTCGGGCAGCCTCCCGGGGAACTTGGGTAACTGTCAAAACCTTAAAGTGTTGAATCTATCACACAATATGATTGATGGTGAGCTTAACTTGATCGGACTCGACAGTCTGGAAGTTCTCGACTTATCTACTAACAGACTCTCCGGCGAGATTTCTGTTGGCTTACCGATGATTTGCAATAGTCTAGTGGTGGCTAACCTCTCGGCGAATAACTTTTCTGGAGAAATCGGACGCTCGATTGAAGCGTGTATGAAGTTGGAGTACGTTGATTTGAGCGCGAACTTATTGACCGGAAACCTGTGGTTTGGGTTTCACATGTTCAAGGAGTTCACCGTGTGCGAAAACCGGTTAAACGACACACTCCCAGGGTGGATTTTTCCTGAAAACTGCAGCTTAGAGTCACTAGACCTGTCGGAAAACGGACTCACCGGAGAAATCCCGAAGGAGATTTCAAACTGCAAGAACTTAACCACCTTGAACCTGTGGGGAAACTTTTTTTCCGGGAAAATACCCGGAGAACTTGGATCGATTCCGAATCTTCAAAAGCTGTTTTTAGGCAACAACTCACTTACGAACGAACTTCCTGATTCGTTACTTGAATTACAAAACTTGAAGTTCTTGGATCTAAGCCGGAACCATATGGGGGGCGATATACCAGAGATTTTCGGACGGCTCACACAAGTGAGGACTCTACTTCTGCATTCGAACAACTACACCGGCGGGTTACTGTCATCGGGGATACTCCGGTTGCAGAATGTTTCAACTCTAGACTTGAGTTACAACAATTTGTCCGGTTTATTGCCGGTCGAAATCTCTCGTATGGCAAGTTTGAAGTTCTTATTTCTTGCAAGCAATCAATTCTCCGGCAGCATACCTTCAGAATACGGTAACATGCCAGGACTCCAAGCTCTTGATGTTTCTAACAATCGATTAACCGGATCCATCCCTCCAAGTTTAGGACAGTTGAAAAATCTCTTATGGTTAATGCTCGGAAACAACTCGATAACCGGTGAAATCCCACCGGAATTAGGGAACTGTAGCAGTTTGCTGTGGCTgaattttcaaaacaatcaacTTTCCGGTCCAATTCCATATGAGTTGGCGAACATAGGGAAGAATACGACACCGTCTTTCATATTAAACCGAGAAGATGATCTGATTGCCGATTCTGGAGAGTGCTCGACGCTAAGAAGATGGATACCGGCTGATTATCAACCGTTTACTTTCGTGTATACGCTTCTTAACATGAAGAAATGTAGAACCTTATGGGATAAATTACTTAAAGGATACGGGATTTTCTCCGTTTGCCTACCAGAATCCAACGTACGAGTACAGAAGATATCGGGATACATTCAACTCAGCGAGAATCGATTATCGGGGCAGATACCGCCAGGTATCGGCAACATGGATGACTACAGCATGTTGCACTTGGGTGGAAACGAACTTTCCGGTGCACTTCCTGATAATATCGGTAACATGGCGCTCGTTGTGTTAAATGTTTCTCAGAACAGATTCTCGGGTCGAGTTCCGATGCAGCTCGGGAATCTGAAATGTTTGCGGAATCTTGATTTATCATACAACAATTTCTCTGGTACGTTTCCGACGAACTTGAACAATTTGACAGATTTGAGCAGCTTCAATGTCTCCTACAACCCGTATATCTCTGGCTACATTCCCGACACAGGACAGTTAGCCACTTTTGAGATATGGTCGTTCCTCGGTGACCCGTTGTTACGTCTGCCTTCTTTTATAAACAACTCAACAAACGGTTCAACTACAACCAGTAGCGGCAGAACAACACCACAATCAAAATGGGGGGCGCTTTTCATTTTCGTCTTTCTATCGTTCGCATTCATGGTGTGTGGAATAATGACGCTCGTTATCTGCCTATCAACCAAGACCACCACGAATCAACCACGCGTTCTGTTGTCAGGTGGCTATGGAAACTCTTCACCATGGTTATCGGACGAGGTGAAGGTAATCCGTTTGGACAAAACCGCATTCACGCATGCTGATATTTTGACCGCCACCGGGAACTTTTCAAATGATAGAATCATCGGACGGGGTGGTTACGGGACGGTTTATAGAGGAGTATTGCCGGATGGGAGAGTAGTTGCGGTGAAAAAGAAGTTACGAGAGGGTTTAGAAGGGGAAAAAGAGTTTAAAGCTGAAATGGAAGTATTAACCGGAAACGGGTTCGGGTGGCCCCATCCGAACCTGGTTACGCTTTACGGGTGGTGCTTAGATGGAGCGGAAAAGCTTTTGGTTTACGAGTACATGGAGGGGGGCACTTTAGAAGATCTAATTCACGACCGTATTCGGTTCCCATGGAGGAGAAGAATTAACGTCGCCATTGACGTAGCACACGCGTTGGTTTTCTTACACCACGAGTGTCACCCTCCGATAGTGCACCGTGACGTAAAAGCTAGCAACGTGTTACTAGACAAAAAGGGGACGGCCCGTGTAACGGATTTTGGGCTGGCACGGATTGTTGAAGGTGGTGGAAGCCATGTCAGCACGATGGTGGCGGGGACGATCGGGTATGTGGCACCGGAGTATGGCCACACGTGTAAAGCGACCACAAAAGGTGATGTGTATAGCTACGGTGTGTTGGTGATGGAGCTTGCTACAGGGAGGCGTGCAGTGGATGGGGGAAAAGAGTATTTGGTGGAGTGGTCTAGAAGGATGACGGGGCGCAGGTCCATCATCCCTGTGTCGGTTCTGGTTTCTGGACTAGCCGAAGGTGCGGCTGAAATGCGTGAGTTATTGCGACTCGGAGTGAGGTGCACGAACGATACACCTCAGTCCCGGCCTGATATGAAGGAGGTGTTGAATTCATTGCTTCGGATTTCGGCTAGGTCGAAGGGATTTTAG